One window from the genome of Streptomyces sp. WZ-12 encodes:
- a CDS encoding STM4013/SEN3800 family hydrolase, with protein sequence MINANEVIGSHNVLFITFDSLRYDVARAMVHAGRTPNLERVLPEGLWEERRTMGSFTLPAHMAFFSGFLPVVSGPARPGRLLACYAVRGTTIQQRTYTFDAPDIVTGLSGLGYRTVCIGGVGFFSNQTKLGCVLPSLFQESHWSPETGTDCPESTRHQVNRALRVFDEQKVGKRLFLFVNIAATHIPHHVYLPGESVDSWESQCAALAYADTQLGRLFDAARSLGPWLVLLCADHGDAFGEDGYYGHGIAHPSVWTVPYAEVVMPAATLAPKEAKASGLTTPSTPSRAHP encoded by the coding sequence GTGATCAACGCGAACGAGGTCATAGGCAGCCATAACGTTCTCTTCATTACGTTCGACTCGCTGCGCTACGACGTGGCGCGGGCAATGGTCCACGCTGGCCGCACACCAAACCTGGAGAGGGTATTACCCGAGGGGCTATGGGAAGAACGTCGCACGATGGGCAGCTTCACGCTCCCCGCGCACATGGCGTTCTTCTCGGGCTTCCTCCCAGTCGTCTCCGGACCCGCCCGCCCGGGGCGGCTGCTCGCCTGCTACGCGGTGCGGGGAACCACCATCCAGCAGCGCACGTACACCTTCGACGCTCCAGACATCGTCACGGGACTATCCGGACTCGGGTACCGCACCGTGTGCATAGGCGGAGTCGGCTTCTTCTCCAATCAGACGAAGCTCGGCTGTGTCCTGCCGAGCCTCTTCCAAGAAAGCCATTGGAGCCCAGAGACCGGAACGGACTGCCCTGAGTCCACGCGACACCAAGTCAACCGTGCGCTCAGGGTGTTCGATGAGCAGAAGGTGGGCAAGCGGCTCTTCCTGTTCGTCAACATCGCGGCCACCCACATACCCCACCATGTCTATCTACCGGGTGAATCGGTGGACTCGTGGGAGAGCCAATGTGCCGCACTCGCCTACGCCGACACTCAGCTTGGCCGGTTGTTCGACGCCGCGCGAAGCCTTGGCCCGTGGCTGGTACTGCTGTGCGCCGACCACGGTGATGCATTCGGAGAAGACGGCTACTACGGCCACGGCATCGCACACCCAAGCGTCTGGACAGTTCCGTACGCGGAAGTAGTCATGCCTGCTGCCACTCTTGCGCCGAAGGAAGCCAAAGCTTCTGGCCTTACGACGCCGTCGACGCCCTCGCGGGCGCATCCCTAA
- the galE gene encoding UDP-glucose 4-epimerase GalE, translating to MKILITGGAGFIGSTIASACLDVGITPVILDNLSTGRREFTKDRAFYEGDVADAGLVDKVFSDHPDIYGVIHCASLIVVPESMTDPLRYYRENVAKGILFFEHLARNDCQRLLFSSSAAIFQADGERLTVDEDSPLAPGSPYAQTKAMLEKVIADVSAAGQLRSVSLRYFNPIGADPRLRTGLQVLKPTHALGAMIECHHSNSTFTVTGTDFPTKDGSGIRDYVHVWDIAQAHIAALRQFDSVLETEAANSSVIILGSGKGTTVKDLVRIFEKVTGQPLTHAEVPRRPGDQAGAYSGSNKAAKLLGWRPMLTVEQAVQDSLAWHAKRADILGQVA from the coding sequence GTGAAAATTTTGATCACCGGTGGCGCCGGATTCATCGGCAGCACCATCGCCTCCGCTTGTCTTGATGTCGGAATCACCCCCGTCATCCTCGACAACCTCTCCACCGGACGCCGTGAGTTCACCAAGGACCGTGCCTTCTATGAGGGCGACGTCGCCGACGCCGGCCTGGTCGACAAGGTCTTCAGCGACCACCCCGACATCTACGGCGTGATCCACTGCGCGTCGTTGATCGTGGTGCCTGAGTCGATGACCGACCCGTTGCGTTACTACCGCGAGAATGTGGCGAAGGGCATTCTGTTCTTCGAGCACCTGGCCCGCAACGACTGCCAGAGGCTCCTGTTCTCCTCCTCAGCCGCGATCTTCCAGGCCGACGGTGAGCGCCTTACCGTCGATGAGGACTCGCCGCTCGCCCCTGGAAGTCCGTACGCGCAGACGAAGGCGATGCTGGAGAAGGTCATCGCCGATGTGAGCGCTGCGGGCCAGCTGCGCAGCGTCTCGCTCCGCTATTTCAATCCGATTGGCGCCGACCCGCGACTCCGCACCGGTCTACAGGTCCTCAAGCCGACGCACGCCCTCGGCGCGATGATCGAGTGCCACCACAGCAACAGCACTTTCACCGTGACCGGCACGGACTTCCCGACGAAGGACGGTTCCGGCATCCGTGACTACGTCCACGTCTGGGACATCGCCCAGGCACACATCGCGGCATTGCGGCAATTCGACTCTGTCCTTGAGACCGAGGCCGCAAACAGCAGCGTCATCATCCTCGGCAGCGGCAAGGGGACCACGGTCAAGGATCTCGTCCGAATCTTCGAGAAGGTGACTGGACAGCCCCTCACGCACGCCGAAGTGCCGCGTCGCCCCGGAGACCAGGCTGGGGCATACAGCGGGAGCAACAAGGCCGCCAAGCTCCTGGGTTGGCGGCCGATGCTGACTGTCGAGCAGGCCGTGCAGGACTCGCTAGCTTGGCACGCCAAACGCGCTGACATCCTTGGCCAGGTCGCATGA
- a CDS encoding DUF397 domain-containing protein, translated as MNKQVDLANAAWVKSEYSNGGANCLEVAFVDGVVAIRDSNDADDPNIKPTIVSEQDYRLFTRSIHEGQKNLLLP; from the coding sequence ATGAACAAGCAGGTCGACCTCGCTAACGCCGCGTGGGTGAAGAGCGAGTACAGCAACGGCGGGGCCAACTGCCTTGAGGTCGCCTTCGTCGACGGAGTCGTGGCAATCCGTGACTCGAACGACGCTGATGACCCCAACATCAAGCCGACCATCGTCTCGGAGCAGGACTACCGTCTCTTCACTCGGAGCATCCACGAGGGGCAGAAGAACCTGCTGCTCCCCTGA
- a CDS encoding ATP-binding protein: MSRMQDRQGEFRLALVVEPKKLHGVRHDLADRLASWGLVELVDDSLKIATELLTNAYRHAGGRAVLFLQMSSGLLRITVSDRSHELPVIQCPDWMTESGRGMALVASLASELRVVPTADGKDVEVTLVCHPPAAGTVVASRVRCTA; encoded by the coding sequence ATGTCTCGTATGCAGGACCGGCAAGGTGAGTTCCGCCTGGCGCTCGTCGTGGAACCGAAGAAGCTCCACGGTGTCCGCCATGACCTCGCTGATCGGTTGGCGTCATGGGGCCTCGTAGAGCTGGTCGACGACAGCTTGAAGATCGCTACTGAGCTTCTGACGAACGCGTACCGGCATGCCGGTGGGCGAGCGGTGCTGTTCCTTCAGATGTCGTCTGGGCTGCTGCGCATCACGGTCAGCGACCGGTCGCACGAACTGCCGGTCATCCAGTGCCCGGACTGGATGACCGAGTCCGGGCGAGGCATGGCGCTGGTGGCGAGCCTTGCGTCTGAACTCCGTGTCGTGCCGACGGCTGACGGCAAGGACGTCGAGGTCACGCTGGTCTGCCACCCACCTGCCGCCGGAACGGTAGTGGCGAGCCGGGTGAGGTGCACGGCGTGA
- a CDS encoding helix-turn-helix domain-containing protein, protein MTDAQPNVHRRRLGLALRALRKAVPRPDKEDGVLNLADAAALIGLPGQSALSKIENGKQRVPLSTLQSYFEAYGVEDPAIKQELRTLATLASSGKRSNLLNQYRGSIRDPFAEYLHLEELAHKSETYTLIIPGLLQHRAYAEVIVRRSRQWQTNREIQNFVNLRIERQRALTRSKPLQLWCILDEAALHRNVGGRKVMKAQLQHLVDLSDEHPNVTIQVLPFEAGAHAGIDGAFALLQFPAGPPVVVVEPMTTALYLEDDSDIGRYETCLDHMKSEALNSEASRQFITDTIKERYT, encoded by the coding sequence ATGACTGACGCTCAACCGAACGTCCATCGACGCCGACTGGGGCTGGCGCTGAGGGCGCTACGCAAAGCTGTACCTCGCCCGGACAAGGAGGACGGCGTCCTCAATCTCGCCGACGCGGCCGCATTGATCGGGTTGCCGGGCCAGTCGGCGCTATCCAAGATCGAGAATGGCAAGCAACGCGTCCCTCTCAGCACCCTCCAGAGCTACTTCGAGGCGTACGGGGTCGAAGATCCGGCGATCAAGCAAGAGTTGCGAACGCTGGCCACCCTTGCGTCGTCGGGGAAGCGCTCAAATCTACTGAACCAATACCGTGGATCAATCCGCGATCCCTTCGCCGAGTACTTGCATCTGGAGGAGTTGGCGCACAAGAGCGAGACGTACACGCTGATCATCCCTGGCTTGCTCCAACACAGGGCGTACGCCGAGGTCATCGTCCGGCGCAGCCGCCAGTGGCAGACGAATCGCGAGATCCAAAATTTCGTCAATCTGCGCATAGAGCGGCAGCGTGCGCTGACCAGGTCGAAGCCGCTCCAGCTTTGGTGCATCCTCGACGAGGCTGCCCTTCATCGGAACGTTGGAGGGAGAAAGGTGATGAAGGCACAACTTCAGCACCTGGTGGACCTATCAGACGAACACCCCAACGTCACCATCCAGGTCTTGCCGTTCGAGGCTGGGGCTCACGCTGGGATCGATGGCGCCTTCGCCCTCCTGCAATTCCCCGCAGGACCACCTGTTGTAGTGGTAGAGCCGATGACAACCGCCCTCTATCTGGAGGACGATAGCGACATCGGTCGCTACGAGACTTGTCTTGACCACATGAAGTCTGAAGCCCTTAACTCAGAAGCCAGTCGTCAGTTCATCACCGATACGATCAAGGAACGTTATACATGA
- a CDS encoding MoaD/ThiS family protein translates to MATLIVPAAFTTLTAGRSEVDLAGSTIRDVLNQLVEIYPDLRRRIFIGDRLASWINVYVGDDNIRHLNGLDTTLDASDTVMLLNAVAGG, encoded by the coding sequence ATGGCGACTCTGATCGTTCCCGCAGCGTTCACTACGTTGACCGCCGGCAGGTCGGAGGTAGACCTCGCCGGCTCCACCATCCGAGACGTACTGAACCAACTCGTAGAAATCTACCCGGACTTGCGCCGGAGAATCTTCATCGGCGACAGGCTGGCCAGCTGGATCAACGTGTACGTGGGTGACGACAACATCCGCCACCTCAACGGTCTGGACACCACGCTGGATGCAAGCGACACCGTGATGCTGCTCAACGCAGTAGCGGGTGGGTGA
- a CDS encoding formylglycine-generating enzyme family protein, with amino-acid sequence MIEIPAGVFAMGSSEPELDDIAASQHYPRGWFEDEAPQHAVAVGAFRIDRHPVTNRQFQAFTQATGYRTVAEERGVGLVYGERFWEEVPGADWRSPAGIAGLCAVRDRPDHPVVQVTWQDARTYAQWAGLRLPTEAEWEYAATGPDGTIWPWGNDWRPTAANTAERTNEGPITDMQSWTTWWSRCRSSTELPGTTPVGSLPTSNSAYGVADLAGQVMEWTESRYQPYDAHRSYGPFYERVQRAGYRALRGGGWMNYRFQTRTRERMAADEQYTTFAIGFRCAADA; translated from the coding sequence TTGATCGAGATCCCTGCCGGGGTGTTCGCCATGGGCTCCAGCGAGCCTGAACTCGACGATATCGCGGCGTCCCAGCACTACCCCAGGGGCTGGTTCGAGGATGAGGCACCACAACACGCCGTAGCTGTAGGCGCGTTCCGCATCGACCGACACCCGGTGACCAATCGCCAGTTCCAGGCGTTTACCCAGGCGACTGGTTACCGCACCGTCGCAGAGGAGCGAGGCGTCGGCCTCGTCTACGGGGAGAGGTTTTGGGAAGAGGTGCCCGGCGCGGATTGGCGGTCTCCGGCAGGTATCGCTGGACTCTGTGCCGTTCGAGACCGACCCGACCACCCAGTAGTGCAGGTCACGTGGCAGGACGCCCGTACCTACGCACAGTGGGCAGGGCTGCGCTTGCCGACCGAGGCGGAATGGGAGTACGCAGCAACAGGGCCAGACGGAACGATCTGGCCCTGGGGAAACGACTGGAGGCCCACGGCTGCGAACACCGCTGAGCGCACCAACGAGGGGCCAATCACGGACATGCAGAGCTGGACGACGTGGTGGTCGCGGTGCCGCTCAAGCACGGAACTCCCTGGCACCACACCGGTTGGCTCGCTTCCTACAAGCAACTCGGCATATGGAGTGGCAGATCTCGCCGGCCAGGTCATGGAGTGGACGGAGAGCCGCTATCAGCCGTACGACGCACACCGTTCCTACGGCCCCTTCTATGAGCGGGTGCAGCGCGCTGGTTATCGCGCTCTGAGAGGAGGGGGCTGGATGAACTACAGGTTCCAAACCAGGACTCGCGAACGCATGGCTGCCGACGAGCAGTACACGACGTTTGCGATTGGCTTCCGCTGCGCGGCGGACGCCTGA
- a CDS encoding phage tail protein: MAGKTRTTVAQKSSLASISTDPLRSFKFHVQISGPQSLQNAYPKLGFMAVSGLSMTTDVIAYRTGGNNVTTQKLPGQSDFSPITLSKGFCPGDQQLLNWMYQMFSVMQGVGETYDTKTDFRATIDIMLIDHPVTTSTAAVKAIWRVYNAWPTAISFGDLDAGQNMYAVHQMTFAHEGFDVKVAPKAGPTGISL, encoded by the coding sequence ATGGCAGGAAAAACCAGGACCACCGTCGCCCAAAAGTCGTCGTTGGCTTCCATCTCGACGGACCCTCTACGATCGTTTAAGTTCCACGTGCAAATTAGCGGGCCTCAATCTCTCCAGAACGCCTATCCCAAGCTGGGGTTCATGGCGGTAAGTGGCCTCAGCATGACGACTGACGTGATTGCCTACCGAACTGGTGGCAACAATGTGACGACGCAAAAGCTCCCGGGGCAGTCGGACTTCAGCCCGATCACCCTATCCAAGGGGTTTTGCCCAGGCGATCAGCAACTGCTCAACTGGATGTATCAGATGTTCTCGGTCATGCAGGGAGTAGGCGAGACCTACGACACAAAGACCGATTTCCGAGCGACGATCGACATTATGCTCATCGATCACCCGGTCACTACATCCACTGCAGCGGTCAAGGCAATCTGGCGTGTCTACAACGCGTGGCCCACGGCCATTTCTTTTGGCGACCTAGATGCCGGACAGAACATGTACGCCGTCCACCAAATGACCTTCGCGCACGAGGGATTCGACGTCAAGGTGGCTCCCAAGGCAGGGCCCACCGGGATCTCCCTCTGA
- a CDS encoding nucleotidyltransferase family protein — protein sequence MPTSQVTQALILAGGQATRMRPYTDDAPKAMVPVAGAPIVGYQLAWLARHGVKSVIISGGYKHEMITDYAGDGSRFGVEIKYTIEDEPLGRGGGLKYAAHRLRDSQAPFFVLNGDVITTFSLRDFAQYHNEQGGAVTVALSPYRSNWGVAELEGNHIQGFAQSPQLPYWINAGIYVFNPDVVALLPDKGDHEDSTFPQLAVDGRLIGYRLSGYWRGVDTVKDVLEASKEIRTSGSVLPREFHTTNPNLI from the coding sequence ATGCCAACATCTCAGGTAACCCAGGCGCTGATCCTGGCTGGCGGCCAGGCGACCCGTATGCGGCCCTACACCGATGACGCCCCCAAGGCCATGGTCCCGGTGGCCGGGGCCCCCATCGTGGGCTACCAACTCGCGTGGCTGGCACGCCACGGCGTCAAGTCCGTCATCATCAGCGGCGGCTACAAGCACGAGATGATCACGGACTACGCAGGAGACGGCTCCCGCTTCGGCGTAGAGATCAAGTACACCATCGAGGACGAGCCGCTGGGTCGAGGCGGCGGACTCAAGTACGCCGCCCACCGGTTGCGCGACTCCCAGGCCCCGTTCTTCGTCCTCAACGGGGACGTGATCACTACGTTTTCACTTCGCGACTTCGCGCAGTACCACAACGAGCAAGGCGGAGCCGTCACTGTCGCTCTCTCCCCGTACCGCTCCAACTGGGGAGTTGCCGAGCTTGAGGGCAACCACATCCAGGGCTTCGCCCAGTCCCCCCAGCTGCCCTACTGGATCAACGCTGGAATCTACGTCTTCAACCCTGACGTGGTCGCTCTCCTTCCAGACAAGGGCGACCACGAAGACAGCACCTTTCCGCAGCTCGCCGTGGACGGTCGCCTGATCGGCTACCGACTGTCTGGCTATTGGCGCGGAGTGGACACCGTGAAGGACGTCCTGGAGGCGTCCAAGGAAATCCGGACAAGCGGGAGCGTCCTGCCCCGCGAGTTCCACACGACCAACCCCAACCTGATCTGA
- a CDS encoding phage tail sheath subtilisin-like domain-containing protein, producing the protein MANYRRPGIFVDETLTPILVNDAPAGDFVSCFVGEHTYGPSTPTLVRSWADFVTVFGGFGTGTHLLPFAVHQYFSNGGRAAYIVRGVAKDAKTAQLTLKDRQAPASADGDTPKQKATGSPADTLRITAKAAGSYGNAISASITDSNTGPGRFNLWIKVGGDSTANVVERFNDITTDPADSRNIVAIVNAPTTGSKVLTVEYLNQPVWQADFTPAPVQDASLTGGDDGATAPDLVAATMQLEETGQALNINLPGVSDASTLNPIIDWCESYGYAFLVVDAPHLDSGASVDQAVDKYLSLSPLSNRGTTPAPLRSSSYVAIYGPWISTADPAVAAIGATRLLPPGGAVMGKFADLDVQYGPHRTPAGPEASLKAVYSAQYRFTDAQLDALNQAGINVIRQVPNAGFCIMGGRTVRAGYPDRYIAVRRFLVHVRKVLVESTQFAIFQPNTPDLWASLSAIVTQRLTEMTQTQMLKGSTPDQAFRVICDATNNTSTTVSNGEVHIDIGLALARPAEFIGVHIGQFEGGSTSTDSL; encoded by the coding sequence ATGGCCAACTATCGGCGCCCCGGGATTTTCGTCGACGAGACTCTCACGCCCATCCTCGTCAACGACGCCCCCGCAGGGGACTTTGTTTCGTGCTTCGTCGGCGAGCACACCTACGGGCCGAGTACCCCAACTCTGGTGCGCAGTTGGGCTGACTTCGTCACGGTCTTCGGTGGCTTCGGCACCGGCACCCATCTCCTGCCATTCGCTGTCCACCAGTACTTCAGCAACGGAGGCCGCGCCGCCTACATCGTGCGCGGAGTAGCCAAGGACGCAAAGACGGCCCAGCTGACACTGAAGGACCGTCAGGCCCCCGCCAGCGCCGACGGCGACACACCCAAGCAGAAGGCAACGGGCAGCCCGGCAGACACCCTCCGGATCACCGCCAAGGCGGCAGGCAGCTATGGCAACGCCATCTCGGCGAGCATCACCGACTCCAACACCGGTCCGGGACGCTTCAACCTCTGGATCAAGGTCGGCGGTGATTCCACCGCAAACGTCGTCGAGCGTTTCAACGACATCACCACGGACCCTGCCGACTCGCGAAACATCGTCGCCATCGTCAACGCGCCGACCACTGGCTCCAAGGTCCTCACCGTCGAGTACCTCAACCAGCCCGTGTGGCAGGCCGACTTCACCCCTGCTCCCGTACAGGACGCCTCGCTGACCGGCGGCGATGACGGAGCCACAGCGCCAGACCTCGTCGCCGCCACCATGCAGCTGGAAGAGACCGGCCAGGCGCTGAACATCAACCTCCCGGGAGTATCCGACGCCAGCACGCTCAACCCGATCATCGATTGGTGCGAGAGCTACGGCTATGCCTTCCTCGTTGTCGATGCGCCGCATCTCGACAGCGGCGCCAGCGTGGACCAGGCCGTCGACAAGTACCTCTCGCTCTCCCCTTTGAGCAACCGAGGAACAACTCCGGCCCCGCTGCGTTCCTCTTCCTACGTCGCGATCTACGGCCCCTGGATCAGTACGGCCGACCCGGCAGTTGCAGCCATCGGCGCAACACGGCTCCTGCCGCCTGGCGGCGCGGTGATGGGCAAATTCGCAGACCTCGACGTCCAATACGGCCCGCACAGGACCCCGGCCGGGCCCGAGGCATCCCTCAAAGCGGTCTACTCCGCACAGTACCGCTTCACTGACGCGCAACTTGATGCCCTCAACCAGGCAGGTATCAACGTCATCCGCCAGGTGCCAAACGCAGGATTTTGCATCATGGGCGGACGGACCGTGCGGGCTGGATACCCGGACCGGTACATCGCGGTGCGGCGATTCCTCGTTCACGTACGCAAGGTCCTCGTCGAATCAACCCAGTTCGCCATCTTCCAGCCGAACACACCTGACCTATGGGCATCGTTGTCCGCCATCGTCACACAGCGGCTCACCGAGATGACGCAAACCCAGATGCTCAAGGGATCGACACCCGATCAGGCATTCCGCGTGATCTGCGACGCTACCAACAACACCTCAACCACGGTGTCCAATGGCGAAGTGCACATCGATATCGGACTCGCCTTGGCACGCCCCGCCGAGTTCATCGGAGTCCACATCGGCCAGTTCGAGGGCGGATCGACCTCGACAGATTCTCTCTAA
- a CDS encoding phage tail fiber protein, translating to MSALIPKQVAADITRLLVAAPEPDNALVAAYLQSLWGEAKGDRQLMYRLLPSDFLAAVATVVSAGGEAGFRKDIEQVKECPRRRRLALLSSDPGSGATPDAIDAREITAAGYQRQNLQLKESRDDQGRLLYVNSEILFGPLVLTGGDGAGTVTHVAAVLESSDAATSRVLAVWELAVPFQVHSGETVAVKTGSAQLGVA from the coding sequence ATGAGCGCGTTGATCCCGAAGCAGGTAGCCGCTGACATCACCCGGCTCCTGGTGGCCGCACCCGAACCGGACAACGCCCTCGTCGCCGCATACCTTCAGAGCCTGTGGGGTGAGGCGAAGGGCGACCGCCAGTTGATGTACCGGTTGCTGCCATCCGACTTCCTGGCTGCGGTGGCCACCGTCGTAAGTGCCGGGGGAGAGGCGGGATTTCGTAAGGACATCGAGCAGGTGAAGGAGTGTCCCAGGCGCCGGCGCCTTGCCCTGCTCTCGTCCGATCCAGGGTCGGGAGCGACGCCGGACGCCATCGACGCGCGGGAGATCACCGCCGCCGGCTATCAGCGGCAGAACCTCCAACTCAAGGAGAGCAGAGACGACCAGGGCCGTCTCTTGTACGTTAACAGCGAGATCCTGTTCGGCCCGCTGGTCCTTACCGGAGGCGATGGAGCGGGGACCGTGACCCACGTGGCAGCTGTCCTGGAGTCGTCCGACGCCGCTACTTCCCGGGTGTTGGCCGTATGGGAGTTGGCGGTCCCCTTCCAGGTGCATAGCGGCGAAACCGTCGCAGTCAAGACAGGCTCGGCGCAACTCGGAGTCGCCTGA
- a CDS encoding T4 family baseplate hub assembly chaperone gives MTVSYDWTFDSGNTQQAINPVTEPAGANAAAQQALTESVGPAPAPPIPNDSVVTLPVGTDIDGQLVRDAEIRELTGEDEEAIAKVATNSREFFNVLLNRGVTRIGTNAPTPELLDQLYIGDADALLLAIRVATFGNKLEMTNVRCPNCDERIDVTIDLATVPQRGLPPQPHKVDLRTGSTAYVKFPKRADQAYILADPDSSDAHRNTLLLERCLDRVEAPDGTVTQGSLNVARRMGIADRRTILLYLADNAPGPELAGISVEHAGCGKEIPLPLTLTDCFLSL, from the coding sequence ATGACCGTGAGCTACGACTGGACCTTCGATAGCGGCAATACTCAGCAGGCCATCAACCCGGTGACCGAACCTGCTGGCGCGAACGCAGCAGCCCAGCAGGCTCTCACCGAGTCTGTCGGCCCTGCCCCTGCTCCACCGATCCCAAATGACAGCGTCGTAACCCTGCCCGTCGGCACAGACATCGATGGGCAGCTTGTACGAGATGCCGAAATCCGGGAGCTGACTGGCGAGGACGAGGAGGCCATCGCCAAGGTAGCGACCAACAGCCGCGAGTTCTTCAACGTCCTCCTCAACCGAGGAGTCACGCGAATCGGCACGAACGCGCCGACGCCCGAACTGCTTGACCAGCTCTACATCGGCGACGCAGACGCGCTGCTGCTCGCAATTCGTGTCGCTACCTTCGGCAACAAGTTGGAGATGACCAACGTGCGCTGCCCGAACTGCGACGAGCGCATCGACGTCACCATCGACCTCGCCACGGTCCCACAGCGCGGCCTTCCGCCGCAGCCACACAAGGTCGACCTGCGCACGGGCAGCACGGCCTACGTGAAGTTCCCTAAGCGAGCAGACCAGGCATACATCCTGGCCGACCCCGATTCCAGCGACGCGCACAGGAACACCCTGCTCTTGGAACGGTGCCTCGACCGTGTTGAGGCACCCGATGGGACGGTCACCCAGGGCAGTCTCAATGTCGCCCGACGGATGGGCATTGCCGACCGGCGCACGATTCTCCTCTACCTGGCTGACAACGCACCCGGCCCGGAACTAGCAGGCATCTCCGTGGAGCACGCGGGCTGCGGGAAGGAGATCCCGCTGCCGCTCACGCTGACGGACTGCTTTCTCAGCCTCTGA